From Cupriavidus oxalaticus:
GAACCGAAATGACTCACGTTGTCACCGAATCCTGCATCCGTTGCCGCTATACAGACTGCGTTGACGTATGTCCGGTGGATTGTTTCCGCGAAGGCCCGAACTTCCTGGCCATCGACCCGGATGAGTGCATCGACTGCGCCGTATGCGTGGCCGAGTGCCCGGTGAACGCCATTTACGCCGAGGAAGACGTGCCGGGCGACCAGCAGCAGTTCATTGAACTGAACGCCGAACTGGCGCGCGCCTGGCCTTCCATCACCAAGACCAAGGCCCCGCTGGCCGAGGCCGAGGACTGGAAGGACACCACCGACAAGCTGCAGTACCTGGAGCGCTGAGCGCGCCAGGCTGCAAAGAAGGCCGTCCCCACGCGCTTTCCGCAATGCCGGGCACCCGCGTGCCCAACCAACGTATCAGGACGAATATGGACTTGAGCATTCCAAATCCCGTTGCCGACACGACCAAGCAGGTCGAGGGCGGCAGCCCCGCAGGCGGCCAGCCGCTCGAAATCGACGCGCTGATCGTCGGTGCCGGTCCGGTGGGCCTGTTCCAGGTGTTTGAACTGGGCCTGCTCGAAATCAAGGCCCACGTGATCGATTCCCTGAAAGTCGTTGGCGGCCAGTGCGTGGAGCTGTATCCCGACAAGCCCATCTACGACATCCCGGCCGTGCCCAGCTGCACCGGCCAGGAACTGACCGACAACCTGCTCAAGCAGATCGAGCCGTTCGAGCCCACCTTCCACCTGGGCCAGGAAGTCTCCGTGGTGGAGCGCCGTGAAGACGGCCGCTTCTTCGTCGAGACCTCGCTCGGAACCCGCTTTATCACCAAGACCATCTTCATCGCCGCCGGCGTGGGCTCGTTCCAGCCGCGTACGCTGAAGGTCGAGGGCCTCGACAAGTTCGACGGCAAGCAGCTGTTCTACCGCGTCAAGGATCCGAGCCGCTTCCACGGCCGCAACCTGGTCATCGTCGGCGGCGGCGACTCGGCGCTGGACTGGACGCTGGACCTGGTCGGCAAGGCCGAGTCGGTGGTGATGATCCACCGCCGCGACGGCTTCCGTGCCGCGCCGGCCTCGGTGGCCAAGATGAAGGAACTGTGCGAACAGATGGAGATGCAGTTCCTGGTCGGCCAGATCGGCGGCTATGAAGAGAAGGACGGCGTGCTCACCGAGATCAAGGTGACCGGTGCCGACGGCGTGACCCGCCGCCTGCCGCTGGACGACCTGCTGGTGTTCTTCGGCCTGTCGCCCAAGCTCGGCCCGATCGCCGAGTGGGGCCTGGACCTGGAGCGCAAGCAGATCAAGGTGGATACCGAGAAGTTCCAGACCAATATCCCGGGCATCTTCGCGGTGGGCGACATCAACACCTACCCCGGCAAGAAGAAGCTGATCCTGTCGGGCTTCCACGAGGCCGCGCTGGCTGCGTTCGGGGCTGCGCCGTATATCTTCCCCGAGAAGAAGATCCACATGCAGTACACCACGACTTCGCCGAAGCTGCACAAGGTCCTGGGCGTGGAATCGCCGGTGTTCGACTGAACGGCGCTGCACGGTGCCGCAGAAAAAACCGCCGCAAGGCGGTTTTTTTCTGGCACAAACGAAAAACCGTCGCTATAATGCGGCCTCGCTGTTGACCACCAACGTGGGACGCAGCCAGCCAGCCGCTCCGAAGCACCTGAAGACAAACAAAATGTTGGCAAGGTGTTGACGGCAAAAAGAGAAACTGGCTATAATTTCTTTCTCAGCTGTTCCCCGATAGCTCAGTCGGTAGAGCGACGGACTGTTAATCCGCAGGTCCCTGGTTCGAGCCCAGGTCGGGGAGCCAACCGATACGGAAGCCCGGTGCAAATGCACCGGGCTTTTTCGTTTGTAGCTCGTTGAGGCTTGCGCCCGGGGCTGCCGCAGCGCCCCTGCCCTTCGCCGCCCCTGCCCTCTTCCCTCCGTTTATCCCTGCAGCGTGTTGCCCGCGGCCTTCAGCGCCACGACGATAGCCTCCGCATTGGCTTCGACCCGATGCAGCGGCCCCGCCACCGACATCCCGTAGACGACGCCGCCGAGCGACACCGGAATCGCGATGGCCCCCAGGTCCGGGAACGACTCGCCGAAGTTCGGATACCACCCCTGCGCCTGCCATTGCTGCATCGCTGCCTCGAATACCCGCAGCGAGTCCACCGTGCGCCCGGTGCGCGACGCAAAGGAAACGCCGGCCAGCAGTTCCGCGCGGCTCTCCGCGGCCATGGTGCCAAGGATGGCGCGGCCGATGGAATTGACATGCGCGTCGCGCAGTTCGCCCGGCGCGGCGATATAGCGCACCGGGTTGGCGGACTCGCGCACCTCCAGGTAGAGCACGCGGCCGTCGTCCTGCAGCTTGCCAAAGATCACGGTTTCGCCGGTGTCATCGCGCAGCGACTCCAGCACCGGCTGCACCCGTTCGAGCAGCGGGTCGTTGCGCGCGATGCGCTGGGCGATATCGAGTAACCGCCGCGTGGGGTAATAACCCTGGCGGCGGCCGGTTTCGTACAGGTAGCCCAGCGACGCCAGCGTGCGGATCAGCCCCAGGCAGCTCGACATCGGCGCGCCCAGCAGCTTCGCCAGTTCGGTCAGCGTCAGCGAGCGCCCTTCGCGCGCATAGATCTCCATGATCTCGATCACGCGCAGCGCCGTCTTGACGCTGCCGTAGCCCGATTTTTCCGCCGCTTCGTTTTCTGCCATCGTGGGCTTCCTCGACTTCCGTGTGCTTTGGCCGGAATTGTACGCGGCGTGGGAACGGCACCCGCGGATCCCGGTGCGGCCGGATCAGGTACCGGTGCCGTCCTGCGCCTGTGGCAGACCTTCCGGCCAGCTACGGATATTGCCCGGCGTGCGCGAGAACCGTGTGGGGATGCCGACACCCCGCAGTCGCCCTTCGCTCGGATGGTCGTATTCGAACATCATGCCGGTGGCGCGCAGGTGCGGGTCATCCACCAGGGTGTCGAAATGCGGCAGCTCGCTGTGCGGGATATCGGCATCGCGCAGCAACGCCAGCCACTCCGCGGTGGTGCGCTGCGCGACGATCTCGGCCAGCGTGGCGTAGAGCGCGTCGATATTGGCGCTGCGCGCGGCTGGGGTCGCATAGCGCGGGTCGCGCGCCAGTCCGGCATGGCCTGACAGGTCGAAAAAGCGCAGCCATTGCGCGCTGGTATAGGGCAGCAGCGCGAGATGGCCGTCGCTGGTGCGGTACGGCTTGCGGTGGGCCGACATCACGCGCGGATAGCCGGCAGGGCCGAGCGGCGGCACGAAGGTCTGCCCGGCCAGCTGCTCGGTGGCGAGGAAGGACACCAGCGTTTCGAACATCGGCACCTCGATGGCCTGCCCCTGCCCCGACCGCTCGCGCTCATACAGCGCCATCGGGATCGCATAGGCGACGGTGAGGCCGGCGACCTTGTCCGCCAGGATGGTGTTCACGTACTGCGGCCCCTCGTTCGAGTTGGCGCCCTGGAACTGCGCCATCCCGCTGCGCGCCTGGATGATGTCGTCGAAGGCCGGCGCGCCGGCATACGGGCCCTCCTCCGAATAGCCATAGGCGCCGCAATAGATCAGCCGCGGATGATCCGCACGCAGCGAGGCATAGTCCAGGCCGAGCTTGCGCAACGACTGCGGCCTCACGTTGGAGACGAAGACATCGGCCGTGGCGATCAGCGACTTCAGCTCGGCCAGGTCCTCCGGCTGCTTGACGTCGAGCACGACAAACTGCTTGTTGCGGTTCAGGTTGAGGAAGCTGGCGCCCATCGCGGCGTGGCGCGCCGGCTCGGCATGGCGGAACACATCGCCGGCGGGCGCTTCGACCTTGATCACCTCGGCGCCCATGTCGCCGAGGATCTGCGTGGCGTACGGCCCCATCGCGACCGAGGTCATGTCGATCACCCGCACGCCCGCCAGTGGCCCGGTCGCGGGAGGCGCTTTGTCTTGCATCGTCACCTCCCGTTCAGTACGACTTGGGCAAACCCAGCACACGCTCGGCGATAAAGCACATGATCAGCTGCGGGCTGACCGGCGCGATGCGCGGGATATACGATTCGCGCAGCAGGCGCTCGACGCGGTATTCGCGCGAATAGCCCATGCCGCCCAGCGTCAGGATCGCGGTCTGGCAGGCGTTGTGGCCAGCCTCGGCGGCGAGGTACTTGGCGGCGTTGGCCTCGGCCCCGCAGGACTGCCCCGCGTCGTAGCGCGCGGCGGCCTTCAGCATCATCAGGTTGGCCGATTCCAGCTGCATCCACGCCTGCGCCAGCGGGTGCTGGACGCCCTGGTTCATGCCGATCGGGCGGCCGAAGACCACGCGCTCCTTGGCGTACTGCGTGGCGATTGCCAGCGCGGCGCGGCCCAGTCCGATGGCTTCGGCGGCGATCAGGATGCGCTCGGGGTTCAGGCCATGAAGGATGTATTCGAAGCCCTTGCCCTCTTCGCCGATCCGGTCTTCTTCCGGGATGTACAGGTCGTCGATGAACAGCATGTTGGTATCGACGGCGGCGCGGCCCATCTTGTCGATCTCGCGGATCTCGATGCGGCTGCGGTCCACCTTCGTGTAGAACAGCGACAGGCCTTCGGTCGATTTCTTCACCTGCTCCAGCGGCGTCGTGCGCGCCAGCAACAGCATGCGGTCGGCCACCTGCGCGGTCGAGATCCAGATCTTGCGCCCGCTCACCGAATAGCCGCCCGGCACCTTGCGCGCGAAAGTCTTGAGCTTGGTGGTGTCCAGGCCCGCATCGGGCTCGGTCACGCCAAAGCAGGCCTTTTCCTCGCCGGCGATCAGCGGCGGCAGGAAGCGGCCCTTCTGCTCTTCGGTGCCGAACACCACCACCGGGTTCAGGCCGAACACGTTCATATGCACCGCCGACGCGCCGGTCATGCCCGCGCCCGACTGCGAGATGGTCTGCATCACCAGCGCCGCTTCCAGGATGCCGAGACCGGCGCCGCCGAATGCCTCGGGCATCGCCACGCCCAGCCAGCCGCCCTCGCACAGGGTCTTGTAGAACTCGTGCGGATAGGTGCCGGACTTGTCGAGGCGGTCCCAGTACTCCATGTCGAACTGCGTGCAGACCTGCTGCACGGCTTCGACGATCGATGCCTGTTCTTCGGAGAAATCGAAATTCATGAGATTGCCTGTCAGGTTGTTTATTCCGGCTGGATGCCCGCGTCCTTCACCAGCCGCGACCACTTCTGCAGTTCGGCCACGACAAACTGGTTCAGCTCGGCGGGCGTGCTGCCGAAGGGCTCGAAGCCCAGCGCGTGGAACTGTGCGGCATGCTGCTTGCTGGTGGCGATGGCAACCAGCTCGCGGTTGAGGCGCTCCACCACGGGCGCCGGCACGCCGGCGGGTGCGAATACGCCATTCCAGGAAGTGATGTCGAAACCCTTAAGCTCGGGCGCGCTGCCGACCGGCGGCAGGTCCGGCAGCAGCGCACTGCGTTGCACGGTGGTCACCGCCAGCGCGCGCAGCTTGCCGGCGCGCACATTGGCGATGCCCGCGGCAAAGTCGACGAACATCGCCTGCACCTGGCCGCCCATCACGTCGGTCATCGCCGGCGGCGTGCTCTTGTACGGCACGTGCAGCATCTTCAGGCCCGCCATCTTCGACAGCGTCGCGCCGGCGACGATGCCGGTGCTGTTGCCGCTCGCGTAGCTCATGCCAGGATGCGCCCTGGCGTAGTCGATGAATTCGCGCAGCGTCTTCACCGGCAATTGCGGGTTGACCACCAGCATGAACGGCAGGTTGCCCATGCGCGAGACCGGCGTGAAGTCCTTGACCGGGTCGTAGCGCAGCTGTTTCATCAGCGACGGGTTGGCCGAATGCGTGGTGTTGGTGGTCATGAACAGCGTATAGCCGTCGGCCGGCGCCTTGGCGACGAACTCGGCGGCGATGGTGCCGTTGGCGCCCGGCTTGTTGTCGACCACCACCGGCTGCTGCAGCGCTTCGCCCAGGTACTTGGCGGTCAGCCGGGCCACCGCATCGGTGCCGCTGCCGGCTGCGAACGGGACCACCAGGCGCAGCGGCCTGGACGGAAATTCATCGGCGGCCGGCGCCGGTGTTGCAAGCAGCGCGGCGGCAAATCCCACCACCAGGCTGGCGAAAGCGGTCTTGAAGCACTTCACGGTCTGTCTCCTGTCGTTATATGAATTCTTGCCGTGGCCGGCCGCGTCTCAGGCGGGCCGTGTCACACGCTCGGGCGATTCCTCGTACGGTGGGGAATAGATCACCAGGATCCTGGCCGGCTCTTCGCTTACCACCGTGAACACATGCATCTCGTCCGGCGGGAAGAAGCAGCAATCGCCCGGTCCCAGTTCCTTGCGCTGGCCGCCGACTTCTGCGACGGCCCGGCCTTCCAGCACGTAGCACACCTGCTCGATGCCGGGGTGCGCGTGAGGCAGCGCGCCCTTGCCTTTCTCGATGGTGCCGTGAATCACTTCCAGGTGGCGCGAACCCACGGTCTCGGGGCCGATCAGCCGGCGGTTCAGCGTGCCGACGTGGTTGGCGGGGTGGTAGCCCTCGACCTCTTCGGTCGAGATGAAATAAACCGGGGGTTGCGGCACGCTGCTCTCCTGTGTGGATCTCGCCGTACTGGGCGAGTAATTCATATCTATGAATCTTAGTTTATACATATGAATTTAATCGTCAAACAATTTCAGGCATCTTGCGGGTTTACCGGTAGGCAGCGCTTGGGCCATCACCCGCGATTCCGGGTGGGCTGGTGGACAAGCGAAAAAATGCGGATAATTCGCGGCTTGCCGGCCTTTCCTACGGCGCCGATCGAACGCCATTCTTGACAGGTGCGTCGTATACGTGCCATAGTTACGGGCGTATAGCATTCATGGAAACCGGTACTGTCAGGCTCCAAGTTATATCCGGGCCTGGCGCTATCACCCCCTGACACTGGTTGCACGGACTGAAACGTCCACATCTTTCAGGTTCGCGGGGGCGCACCGGGCACAAGCCCAGCGTGCAATACCAGTCGCTCCGGCGACAGCAGTTTCCCCCCGTGTGAACCAGCCGCTACCGCGGCAATCCCCTAAAGGACTGAATTGACTAAGATCGTCTTGAAACCCGGTGAGCCCGTTGAAGTTGCAATGCGGCGTTTCCGTCGTGCCATTCTGCAGACTGGCCTGATCGTTGAACTCAAGAGCCGTACCGCTTACGAGAAGCCGACGACCGAGCGCAAGCGCAAGAAGAAGGCCGCCGAAGCACGCCTGCGCAAGCGCCTGCGCATGCAAATGCTGCCGAAGAAGATGTACTGATTCGGGCAAGCTTCGTAAAAAAACCGCCAGTTCGCTGGCGGTTTTTTTATGCCTGCACGAAACGTGCGTCCGGGTCGCGCCCCAGGCTGGCGGCCTTTGCTGCACTGCGCCACCTGAGCGTTGCGCCGATGCCCGGCATAATGGCGGATATTGCGCCCCCTTTTGGGCGCCCACCGGACCCTGCCTTGACTGCCATCCTCGAGTTGCGCAAGGTGCGCAAGCAATACGGCGATACGGTCGTCGTCGATGACCTCGATCTCCAGGTGTTTCGCGGCCAGTGCTTTGGCCTGCTCGGCCCCAACGGCGCCGGCAAGACCACCACGCTGCGCCTGCTGCTGGGCCTGACCACGCCGATGGCCGGCACGCTGATGCTATGCGGCGAGCCCATCCCCGAGCGCGCGCCGCAGGCGCGCATGCGCGTGGGCGTGGTGCCGCAGTTCGACAACCTCGACCCGGATTTCTCGGTGATCGAGAACCTGCGCATCTTCGGGCGCTACTTCGGGCTGTCATCGACCGAGATCGAGCGCCGGGTGCCGAAGCTGCTGGAATTCGCCCGGCTGGAAAACCGTGCCGACGCGCAGGTGCGCGACCTCTCCGGCGGCATGCGCCGGCGCCTGACGGTGGCGCGCGCGCTGATCAACGATCCCGACCTGCTGGTGATGGACGAGCCCACCACCGGACTGGACCCGCAGGCGCGCCACCTG
This genomic window contains:
- a CDS encoding cupin domain-containing protein is translated as MPQPPVYFISTEEVEGYHPANHVGTLNRRLIGPETVGSRHLEVIHGTIEKGKGALPHAHPGIEQVCYVLEGRAVAEVGGQRKELGPGDCCFFPPDEMHVFTVVSEEPARILVIYSPPYEESPERVTRPA
- a CDS encoding NAD(P)/FAD-dependent oxidoreductase; the protein is MDLSIPNPVADTTKQVEGGSPAGGQPLEIDALIVGAGPVGLFQVFELGLLEIKAHVIDSLKVVGGQCVELYPDKPIYDIPAVPSCTGQELTDNLLKQIEPFEPTFHLGQEVSVVERREDGRFFVETSLGTRFITKTIFIAAGVGSFQPRTLKVEGLDKFDGKQLFYRVKDPSRFHGRNLVIVGGGDSALDWTLDLVGKAESVVMIHRRDGFRAAPASVAKMKELCEQMEMQFLVGQIGGYEEKDGVLTEIKVTGADGVTRRLPLDDLLVFFGLSPKLGPIAEWGLDLERKQIKVDTEKFQTNIPGIFAVGDINTYPGKKKLILSGFHEAALAAFGAAPYIFPEKKIHMQYTTTSPKLHKVLGVESPVFD
- the rpsU gene encoding 30S ribosomal protein S21, giving the protein MTKIVLKPGEPVEVAMRRFRRAILQTGLIVELKSRTAYEKPTTERKRKKKAAEARLRKRLRMQMLPKKMY
- the nodI gene encoding nodulation factor ABC transporter ATP-binding protein NodI, which encodes MADIAPPFGRPPDPALTAILELRKVRKQYGDTVVVDDLDLQVFRGQCFGLLGPNGAGKTTTLRLLLGLTTPMAGTLMLCGEPIPERAPQARMRVGVVPQFDNLDPDFSVIENLRIFGRYFGLSSTEIERRVPKLLEFARLENRADAQVRDLSGGMRRRLTVARALINDPDLLVMDEPTTGLDPQARHLIWERLKSLMASGKTILLTTHFMEEAERLCNYLCVIDGGRKIAEGKPHELIDSQIGCDVVEVYGDELGTLRGTLTPLAQRTEMSGETLFCYVREPAPLLAALHGKNGVRYLHRPANLEDVFLKLTGREMRD
- the fdxA gene encoding ferredoxin FdxA, with translation MTHVVTESCIRCRYTDCVDVCPVDCFREGPNFLAIDPDECIDCAVCVAECPVNAIYAEEDVPGDQQQFIELNAELARAWPSITKTKAPLAEAEDWKDTTDKLQYLER
- a CDS encoding CaiB/BaiF CoA transferase family protein, giving the protein MQDKAPPATGPLAGVRVIDMTSVAMGPYATQILGDMGAEVIKVEAPAGDVFRHAEPARHAAMGASFLNLNRNKQFVVLDVKQPEDLAELKSLIATADVFVSNVRPQSLRKLGLDYASLRADHPRLIYCGAYGYSEEGPYAGAPAFDDIIQARSGMAQFQGANSNEGPQYVNTILADKVAGLTVAYAIPMALYERERSGQGQAIEVPMFETLVSFLATEQLAGQTFVPPLGPAGYPRVMSAHRKPYRTSDGHLALLPYTSAQWLRFFDLSGHAGLARDPRYATPAARSANIDALYATLAEIVAQRTTAEWLALLRDADIPHSELPHFDTLVDDPHLRATGMMFEYDHPSEGRLRGVGIPTRFSRTPGNIRSWPEGLPQAQDGTGT
- a CDS encoding IclR family transcriptional regulator is translated as MAENEAAEKSGYGSVKTALRVIEIMEIYAREGRSLTLTELAKLLGAPMSSCLGLIRTLASLGYLYETGRRQGYYPTRRLLDIAQRIARNDPLLERVQPVLESLRDDTGETVIFGKLQDDGRVLYLEVRESANPVRYIAAPGELRDAHVNSIGRAILGTMAAESRAELLAGVSFASRTGRTVDSLRVFEAAMQQWQAQGWYPNFGESFPDLGAIAIPVSLGGVVYGMSVAGPLHRVEANAEAIVVALKAAGNTLQG
- a CDS encoding Bug family tripartite tricarboxylate transporter substrate binding protein, with product MKCFKTAFASLVVGFAAALLATPAPAADEFPSRPLRLVVPFAAGSGTDAVARLTAKYLGEALQQPVVVDNKPGANGTIAAEFVAKAPADGYTLFMTTNTTHSANPSLMKQLRYDPVKDFTPVSRMGNLPFMLVVNPQLPVKTLREFIDYARAHPGMSYASGNSTGIVAGATLSKMAGLKMLHVPYKSTPPAMTDVMGGQVQAMFVDFAAGIANVRAGKLRALAVTTVQRSALLPDLPPVGSAPELKGFDITSWNGVFAPAGVPAPVVERLNRELVAIATSKQHAAQFHALGFEPFGSTPAELNQFVVAELQKWSRLVKDAGIQPE
- a CDS encoding acyl-CoA dehydrogenase family protein; translated protein: MNFDFSEEQASIVEAVQQVCTQFDMEYWDRLDKSGTYPHEFYKTLCEGGWLGVAMPEAFGGAGLGILEAALVMQTISQSGAGMTGASAVHMNVFGLNPVVVFGTEEQKGRFLPPLIAGEEKACFGVTEPDAGLDTTKLKTFARKVPGGYSVSGRKIWISTAQVADRMLLLARTTPLEQVKKSTEGLSLFYTKVDRSRIEIREIDKMGRAAVDTNMLFIDDLYIPEEDRIGEEGKGFEYILHGLNPERILIAAEAIGLGRAALAIATQYAKERVVFGRPIGMNQGVQHPLAQAWMQLESANLMMLKAAARYDAGQSCGAEANAAKYLAAEAGHNACQTAILTLGGMGYSREYRVERLLRESYIPRIAPVSPQLIMCFIAERVLGLPKSY